From the Glycine max cultivar Williams 82 chromosome 11, Glycine_max_v4.0, whole genome shotgun sequence genome, the window CCTTTGTGATGGTGGAACTgccaaagattaaaaaaagacCATTTAACTTGAAAGGCAGAGACAGAAAATACAACACATGGCAGTATGACAACAAAGTAATCCATAAAAGAACATGCTGTAcaacataaacaaaatacaCCTATGTGAAAGCACGTGACAACCAACTAGTCAACAACCAAGCATTATCTCAGTAAATGCATGTGCGTGAAAAAATCAACCAGCAGGTAATTATCCATCTTCAAATAAAAACCTCCACAAAAACATTTAAGAGTATAAGATATATGCAACTTGTGCTTCGAGAAGTCTCCAGGATTTAAATCTGAAAGTGCcaggaatttatttatttgggctACAAGCTAGGAATTGAAATTTGATCTCCATTAATGCAACCCCATTACACGACAAACAGGAAGCATCAGTTCTTCATAGATCTACCATAATCACAACAATGTTGACTTACCAATGTGTTCTTTAGGTGTATCATCAGTTGCAGAGGAATCAGACCTAGAGAAGCTGCGTTTCAAAGTAATTGGCTCATCTCTAGGTGTAGTAGCAGGCCTGGGAGTAGTGCTTTGTGCATCTGGACCTTTAACTGTTTCAGTGTTCCACCTGCGTTGCCTTTTGGCAGGCTCACTGTTCCCAACTTCTGAGACAAAATGTTCCAAATAATACAGgatgataaaaaatacataaagaaaaaataataacagcaAAGCAACATATAGTGCATATAATTCTTGCTTGCCCTTAAGGAGTACAACCAATAAAGTTTCAGATAATATGTTGCTTACCATTAAATTTCCGTTTCTCAGTCAGGGCAGCAGGACTAATGTCAATATCTTGGTGGGTATCATCTTTTCCTGCAGATAGACTATCTCCAACAGCTATAGTACTACTTTCCTCCTTCACAATAGGCTTTTCAATCTCTACTTTGTCTTTAAGTTCATCAACATTAAACTTAGAATCAATTTGCTTAGTCTCAGGCAAATCCTCTTCCATAGAATCATCACCAGAACTTCTGTCCAAGTTCAACTTTTCTGAATACCCTACATCATCACTGCTATTGGTCTTGTTCAAGTCTGGACTTGAAACATTATTGATATTTTCTTCAACAGATGCCTTTTTCTCATGCAGCCCTCCAACATCCATTGAATGTGATTCATCATAAGAAACAGGAACATCATTTCTGGATGATGGTTCTTCCACCATCTCCGGCTTAACAATATCTTGTTCTAATTTGACATTATCAGTAATTATAGTATCCTTTAGTTCATTCTTTTGATTAATTGACAGAGAATCAGTAGAAATAGAATCAGATTTTACTTGAGACCCTAAACTAGGGTTGACCTCAGATACCTGGTTTTCTGGAACAGCAGAGTCGGGAACAGGATCCTCATGCAAGGGCTTGGTGTCATAATCCAGTTGGGGCTTTGAGTCCTCACCATCCAGCTGCGCCTTTGACACCTCATTCTCCAGCTGTGCTGCTGAATCCTCATTATTCTTTTCGGCACGATAAGTATCCTCACCACTGGCCACTACTTCTGTTACTACACTCTCAGTGACCGTAATGATAGTCTCCACAGTAGAAGCATGGGCAATTGCCTCATGTCCCACATTTGCATAATCTCCACCAGCTGGCAAGCCCTTAGGTTCAACCTCTTGATCCATAGCTGACACACTATTATTAATGTTAACTTGGTTGGAAACACTGTCCTGCTTGTCATTCTTATCGCTGTCATGATCCACAATCTCCTGAATCTTTTCCACATTTCCCGTTTCAATTGGATCAACAAAACCACCCTTGCCCTTTTCAGCAGTATCAAATGTTTTGGCACTGGCCCTGTCAGTTGAATCAACCATTTCAGCATCCACAGTAACTGCTTCCGGAACTTTTTTCCCATCTGCATGACCATCGAAACCATTGGCCTCATCCTTCTCAGAAGCCTCATCAACCTCCCTTTCCAGACGAAGGACTTCGTCCAAACGTTTGACCAAATCATCCTTCAAACCCTTGGTACTTATCTTCCTCCTCTTCAGCTCATCTTTCAGCTCTGTAACCTTCCACTGATTGATGGGGCGATTGTGGAGAATCTGATATTTTGGCGACATTATGTCCAAACGCAAATCGCTTTCCCTTACCTGAAGCCAACAATCAAATTCAcaacaacaaagaaacaaacaacAATCAATTCCAATAATCACAGTGTTCATCCTAAAATCACTGTAGACTGAACTGggtgagaataaaaaaaactaaacaatacaaactatttgttaaaattgaaaCCACACTGAAAGAATTTGGTACAGAAAGAAAACTGGACATCAAATTGATAACGACAACATCCAAGGGAACCATGAAATTTCAAACAATAACCTCtaatattgaaatgcaaaataatttatatatgaaaattctttCATATATGCATTATcaatagagagaaagagaacggAGAGGTACCCACAATGATGATAGTTTGCGGAGAATCGAGAAAAGAGGCACTCTCACAGAAACCCTAATTTGAGAACAGAAAAAGAGGCGGCAGAGAAGAAAAAACAGAGAGGCATCGAAGATTCGAGTCCCGAAGCGAAGAACCAAACTGATTGCACTCTCCCTTTGTTACTCCTATCCCTATCTCCCTGAAAACACcgaagcagaagaagaagaagaaaatgtcgAAAAGAAACGaaaacaagagaaaataaaaattcaatatcAGCAAAATGTTTTATCCAAAACAAATGTAAAAGAAGAGGATGAGATTTTCAGGAGTGAGGAATTGCTTCTCCAAAATCTTTTCTAGggcttttttttgttgttgttgttgttgtttggttgagggttcttttttctctttggcGATTGTGTGCGCCTTTTGTTCCGTTTCGTGAGGGAACCCTGAAGTAATACCGAGTGGGTCTCGTTTCCACAGCGGTTGCTAACATTAAGATCTTCTCGTTGTGATGCCGATAATGCCCCTGAAACGTGGCTCAAAGACAATCCAGAATTTCATTCAAAGTTATGAAATCCGGGGTCAATACTCATGAGTTATTAATTAGTCTAATTTGATccgatatatattaaaaattttaaaattatatatgttgaatGAGAAATTTGCGTGCaaacaaaatcaatataattcataaaaaaatggttaaaaaattaGCATGATGCAAAAGAGATTATACATAGAACATTTCAACCATTATAACTTTAACTAATTTAATACTTTGTCAATCAAAGTCCTCAATACAGAGAAAGGGTATGaatctcaattttattttcaaacgtCTTGGCTAGTTGTCTAATTAACTTTCCTTTTAAACTTATTAATCCAAATACCCAACAAATAGTATATTTTATCCAATCCCTtgttattgttaatttattttttttttcttttttccccttcCAATTTATCTCTACCAAAAATAGGATGAACTCCCACATGTACAGTGTTCTATCTATCGTATATCAAACCCAGTTGAAGCCATTTAGTGCACAATTCAATACTTCTATAGTTATTTTACCCTTGAAAAAAAGAAGCACGAGTAACAAAATGTGAAACTGTGTAGTTACTAATTACAAAAGTTGAAAGTAAACTCTTTTGAAATTCATGCCTACTCAAACCAAAGATCCAAACTAACATATAAAATCTAGAAAGGCAAGCAAAGTTGAATATTTCAATGAGTGGTTCCATAACCAACCGTGTCAtctttgaagaaagaaaaaaaattgacaaaccCAATTTCTAGaatcaaaataatgaaaatataatttacaaggCTACTCTAGCCTAGCCTTAAGAAACTAAAGCAAAGCTTATTAAAACGACTACAAAGTACAAACTTAAGAAGAATATAACTAACATCACCAAAAGCCTTCAAGGATAAAAGTTAGATGCAATTCCATAAGTACTTTTAACGTGTTCTCCAATCAGAATTGGACTATTAGTATCAGGTAATCCATATAGTTAAGGTTTGCATTACCAAGGTGAAACTCAAATTCTCATTGGAGGATAGCAACAAAAGGCACTTAATCATTATATCACACCTAAGTTTTGTCCTCTATTACTTTTCAGCCAAACTCATACAAAACAATGGTTCAAAATGGTCAAGGCAAAGGTTTTTAGCTGAATCcattttttgaatgcaaaatcaTATAAGATTGGAAAAATGTTCAACTCATAATAATCTCAAATTCAAAATGGAAAACCAATCCTTAGCTCACCCCAACTTTCACGAAATCTCGTACTTGTCACCCAAAGAAGGGTATTTAGAAAGTATTAGTATTAGTAGATTGGTGTCAGTCACAAAACCAAAAACCAAACTCAGGTTCATCAGGTATCTAAACATGAACAGAAACACAAGGTAGTTCCACTTTGTGTGGAAGAGAACAGACAAAAAATCACAGATAAAACTCACCGGAAATGGGTGCGGTGCGGTGGCGCGACAATGCAGTGGCATGACAGTGCGGTGCCCATCAAGATGAAGAGTATGGTCAAGATCGagagaatgaagaagatgagCATGAAGACGGGAGAGAAGTGGTTGAGGTTTTTTAGGGTCATCCATAACGACGTCgttttgtagtatttttttcgTGCAAAAACAGGTTTTAAAAACCAGTCTGAGTCGTCGAGTTTACACAAAACCAGTCAGGTCATCCCGGGACAGATGCATGGCCGGTTCAATAATCAAGATTGAGAGCGAAAGGAAGACATTGGCAAAGTACATTTTCCCAATCGAGTAAAATAATGTTTGACTGGACCAAGTACCAACCCGACAAACCAAAACAGTTCAAGTcccataaaaaattactaattttaattggttcaattctttttaatattttaataataaggcGAACCAGCTCACCCTATTATGGATTCCTTTGCTGATTACGATAAGTTGTAAGTTGTCGTGACTCAACTACTTGTCCCATGTTGTTTTGTTTGTCTTATATTTTTAGCAAATCAAACACATCCTAAATCtcttttataataactcaaGTATTTTACTTAATCAATTGATTAAGTTAGACTCTCTTAACGATCTAAATCTTATTTGAAACTAGTATTTTAGTTTAgacaaatgtttattttaatagaattaaaattcataataaatatgtatgtttaaatatataaattatatttggattcataataaacaattcaaataTCCTTAAAGACAAACTTATGTGTGCTTTTATTAATTCACTCGCTCTCGTATTCACATACTCTTCTCTCGTGGGTGAACTTCATTGTCCTATCATGCATCGAGTACATATATTACCTTCAAAATTTTAACATGCTCCTCATATGTGTCTAATATACTATCACTTTATGCTTTTAATATTAACTAAACAAACTCTTTAACAAGCTATAACTtaatatcaaaaaataatttaaaatgtgtatgttatctttaaaatttaaacacattTCTAACATGCATATGatatgttattttatgtttttaacatTAACCAGATGATTTAACttaactttttatcttttttcaagctgtcattattaatatctttagttctgattttaatttaaatattttaaaatatatattaataagtaaaataataatatatcataatataaattatctatcGTGAATCTAGAGTATCTATAAGtacaaaacatttatttattgcaagttttaattataatatgatttaaatatttataaatgtttatttatataaattttagttgcattaaatgaatatttattgtATGCAATTAGAGTTCAGCATGTGGGTTTTGGCCGGTAGGCTGCCTATGAAACCTATAAGGCACATGGTATACAAGCCTTTATATTTTGAGCTTGTTTGAATTGCAAGTTTTTTTAGCTTGGTCTGCTTAATCCACGAGTTAAACGAATTTATTGGTGGATccctataaatttttttacaatttaatatgaaaatataattgtaataaatAAGAGATGTAAActaagtataaataaataaaaaagtataaaatttaagtattttacaTATGGTTCAACGGTTGGTGaatgatgatataatattttgatttagtataaaattatagattaaataaacatgatgtagaaaaatgttttttaagtaACTCAAGATGCAAATTATGTTAGCATTATGgacaaataagttttttaattagacaATCCATAGTTAGTTTTTAAAATGgaccaaattttatatattaaaatttaattttctattttttattttgattttttgtcaAATGTGGGTCACATTGCTAAACCCATTGGCTACGTGGGACAGGTGCAACCTTGTTAAAAATAAACTCATGTTAATCTGTACAaatcatacggatcaacttgatccgtatgaaaTCTGTATGATTAATATGGATCAAGCTGATCCATATGAGTCATCACTACTCCAATAGTATCAAACGAGGATTATCTTATTTCTGAAACACAACATCCTTTAACACATCTCCTTCTAGCTCTAGGCCATTTCTTGGCTAACATTCAAGGGCCAAAGCAATTTAATTTGCGAATCCCTTAATTCTTCTTTAAGGGTGTATTTGGTTGTgtggaagataaaaaaaaatatgaattaaaataaagagaaagagatgtGAGATTcacatataattttgaaaattgtgtctctttttcttctatttcttcacAATCAAACACACTAACTAACCCATGTTGGTGCaaacaaataagataagattataattttcaaaaaggttaaaatgtaattttggtatttttattttttaaaatctacgATTTtagttctcttattttttaattgaaacattttgttatctacttttaaaaaatctacaattttagtcctcctattttttaattgaggcATTTTATccctcacttttaaaaaatttgtaattttagtccttTTGATCAAGTTCAAGTTTGTTGATGTgtacttttttaataaattaagcttattaacaattaaataattttaaaataaacatttttcatgTGTATAACAAACAAACAGTTGTCAGTTAACATTTACATAGTATATACATCAACGTTTGAAATTAGtcataatgattaaaattatagattttttaaaaatagaggacaaaatatcttaattaaaaaatgaggattaaatttatgaactttttaaaaatggacaatgaaatgtctcaattaaaaaatgaggggactaaaaacacaaatttaaaaaaataggaagatgaaaattgcattttaaccttttcaaaaataatggTTAATGGAATAAAGTTCTTAGGATTATTATTCAAAACTGTTTGATAATTTACTTGAAGGTGTGTTTAGTTTAGAGGGAAAAAAATTAGAGTGTAAAAGGTGAGTTTCACTTAATAAAgtacaaaatttatttggtatattatttttcttctttataccAAACATAAACGGAAGAAAAAACtttattgttaataataattttatctaactCAAACGTGATTAATTCAAGTGGagggtttaaaaaaaatatagataataatTGATGCTCTAGTTTGTTGATTCGCAAACTAATTTAACAATATTTCTAAATCCTATAAcctctaaataattcataaatcaTAACCATACAAGTTATATacagcaagaaaaaaaataaaaaaaaatgaataaaaagaaatcataagtacttttttcattgtttaattAACGAGAAAAAAGAATCTGGGGAGCATTTAAAAAATGTCTCTTCTTaagtaaacaaaataataaaataataaatttactcaAATAGtattataaatcattaaatattattttaggttcgcataaattttttataataactcgtATGTCATGCTCAATCAATAAATTAGACCCctcaaaataaatcatttaatataatttcatgttttcacgaataaaaaaacaaacgaatattttttttttttgcatgttctcttttttactttttctttccgactcaaaaaagaagaaaagaattaattttttcccGTCCGAAtaagaaatgagaaaaaaaacaacaaattatatttccGGTGTGTTTATTTGCTAATGGTCTTGTTTCACAACCATATATTATCCTTAGCAAAAGCGCCAGATAGATGCTCGCTAAGCATTGTATGTGGCAAGTGAGTAAGCAAGCATATACTCATGAGCACTCCTAAATTACTGTGATACGCGTTTCACACAGGCACGCAGTGGTAACATATTCAGTTCATTTCCCTGTCATTTTACAAGTCTCAAATAACTGAATAAGTAGAGTAAATCTATCAAGCAATCATCATCAGAACTGCGAAGACGGAAGGGCGTAATGTGGCCTTCCTGAGAGAGGTTTTGGCTGGGGAGATGGAAGAGAGGCACCACCCGTTTATGGAAGAGGTTGACATTGTGTAATGAAGACTCAAATGTTTATGCTATATAGCCCTGTGTAGCAATGGGGTGTGTGGCATGTCCAATCGGCTATCCCCATTTTATGTGACCTTTGGTAGATAATGAAAACGAAAGCCAAACAAAGGAGAGCTTCATTCCTATCCTTGAAGATGAGGTTTGAATGTAGGAGATTAACTACGAGAGAATGACCATAACCCTATGTCACTTTGGATCACCCACACCCACCTCAATTGTCACATACCCTTTTTGCCATTTACCTTCACAAACCATGTACAACACAAAAAATGGCCATAATTTTTTTAGGGGcactaattaaatttgttttcttgACTTTTGGGGTGCTTAGCACATTGTTACATATGGACCATAATATCAAATAACTGAATAAGTAGAGTAAATCTATCAAGCAATCATCATCAGAACTGATGGATAATCCCTACTAATATCATCAAGAAAACTCATGGATAGTCCCTACTAATATCATGATATCATGGTAAGTCAAAAATCTATGTCATGCaccataacaataaaaaataaaaaaaaaaatcagttgctATAAGCCaacccaagaaagaaaaattattcctTTTTCTGGGTTACTAATTGCTAATTCACGGGCCCAAATTAAACATCCTATGTAGGTTCTTTATTGAAAGACAATACTATTCGAGACAGGGTCGGACACTTAATGAAAAGATCTCTCCGAGCGGAAattcaaacttttatttttgttcagcACATAAATACAATGACATTATTGTAAGATATAAATGATATGATAATATGAGTGAGATGAAAACAAAGTTACTA encodes:
- the LOC100816245 gene encoding apoptotic chromatin condensation inducer in the nucleus isoform X2, with the translated sequence MSPKYQILHNRPINQWKVTELKDELKRRKISTKGLKDDLVKRLDEVLRLEREVDEASEKDEANGFDGHADGKKVPEAVTVDAEMVDSTDRASAKTFDTAEKGKGGFVDPIETGNVEKIQEIVDHDSDKNDKQDSVSNQVNINNSVSAMDQEVEPKGLPAGGDYANVGHEAIAHASTVETIITVTESVVTEVVASGEDTYRAEKNNEDSAAQLENEVSKAQLDGEDSKPQLDYDTKPLHEDPVPDSAVPENQVSEVNPSLGSQVKSDSISTDSLSINQKNELKDTIITDNVKLEQDIVKPEMVEEPSSRNDVPVSYDESHSMDVGGLHEKKASVEENINNVSSPDLNKTNSSDDVGYSEKLNLDRSSGDDSMEEDLPETKQIDSKFNVDELKDKVEIEKPIVKEESSTIAVGDSLSAGKDDTHQDIDISPAALTEKRKFNVGNSEPAKRQRRWNTETVKGPDAQSTTPRPATTPRDEPITLKRSFSRSDSSATDDTPKEHIVPPSQRSPTNSLRIDRFLRPFTLKAVQELLGKTGNVSSFWMDQIKTHCYVTYSSVEEAIETRNAVYNLQWPPNGGRLLVAEYVDPEEVKMKLEPPPTQAASDSTDRAVPPAPPFSQPEPSPHLHREQHPVPVILPPPPPLSKPPPVARERLPSPPPLPEKVDPPIVTLDDLFRKTTATPRIYYLPLSEEQVAAKLSTQGKSGRQ
- the LOC100816245 gene encoding apoptotic chromatin condensation inducer in the nucleus isoform X1 — its product is MSPKYQILHNRPINQWKVTELKDELKRRKISTKGLKDDLVKRLDEVLRLEREVDEASEKDEANGFDGHADGKKVPEAVTVDAEMVDSTDRASAKTFDTAEKGKGGFVDPIETGNVEKIQEIVDHDSDKNDKQDSVSNQVNINNSVSAMDQEVEPKGLPAGGDYANVGHEAIAHASTVETIITVTESVVTEVVASGEDTYRAEKNNEDSAAQLENEVSKAQLDGEDSKPQLDYDTKPLHEDPVPDSAVPENQVSEVNPSLGSQVKSDSISTDSLSINQKNELKDTIITDNVKLEQDIVKPEMVEEPSSRNDVPVSYDESHSMDVGGLHEKKASVEENINNVSSPDLNKTNSSDDVGYSEKLNLDRSSGDDSMEEDLPETKQIDSKFNVDELKDKVEIEKPIVKEESSTIAVGDSLSAGKDDTHQDIDISPAALTEKRKFNEVGNSEPAKRQRRWNTETVKGPDAQSTTPRPATTPRDEPITLKRSFSRSDSSATDDTPKEHIVPPSQRSPTNSLRIDRFLRPFTLKAVQELLGKTGNVSSFWMDQIKTHCYVTYSSVEEAIETRNAVYNLQWPPNGGRLLVAEYVDPEEVKMKLEPPPTQAASDSTDRAVPPAPPFSQPEPSPHLHREQHPVPVILPPPPPLSKPPPVARERLPSPPPLPEKVDPPIVTLDDLFRKTTATPRIYYLPLSEEQVAAKLSTQGKSGRQ